A DNA window from Etheostoma spectabile isolate EspeVRDwgs_2016 chromosome 22, UIUC_Espe_1.0, whole genome shotgun sequence contains the following coding sequences:
- the chrnd gene encoding acetylcholine receptor subunit delta — MKLQGAALSTLFLLALLSSECWGRNEEERLINYLIKEKGYNKELRPVEKQQEAVDVYLALTLSNLISLKEVDETLLTNVWIDHTWTDYRLSWNTTEFDGIEMLRLPTNMVWLPEIVLENNNDAQFQVAYYSNVLVDSTGLCYWLPPAIFRSSCSINVNYFPFDWQNCTLKFTSLTYNAKEIRMLLKEEADETSKWTVEWIITDPASFTENGEWEIIHRPAKRNTYKHIPMESNKHQDITFYLIIKRKPLFYIVNIIIPCVLISFLASLVYYLPADSGEKMTLSISVLLAQSVFLLLISQRLPETSMSVPLIVKYLMFIMVLVTIVVLNCVVVLNLHFRTPSTHVMSDWTKKFFLERLPRILRMSQPSEPEPYWDGALPRRSSSVGYIASAEEYYSVKSRSELMFEKQSERHGLTARATHAAIVKPQEDGGVTDQLYAEIKPAVDGANYIIKHMRNKNDYNEEKDNWSGIARTVDRLCLFLVTPVMTIGTIIIFLMGICNHPPHLPFKGDPHDYREENQRLL; from the exons ATGAAGCTTCAGGGCGCAGCACTGAGCACCCTGTTCCTGCTCGCTCTGCTCTCGTCTG agtgCTGGGGCAGGAATGAGGAGGAGCGTCTGATCAACTACCTGATAAAAGAGAAAGGATACAACAAAGAGCTTCGTCCCGTGGAGAAGCAGCAGGAAGCCGTCGATGTTTACCTCGCACTCACACTCTCTAACCTCATCTCTCTG AAAGAAGTCGACGAGACTCTGCTGACCAACGTATGGATAGATCAT ACTTGGACGGACTACCGGCTGTCGTGGAATACGACAGAGTTTGACGGTATCGAGATGCTTCGTCTGCCGACCAACATGGTTTGGCTGCCGGAGATTGTGTTGGAAAACAA TAACGACGCCCAGTTCCAGGTGGCCTACTACAGTAACGTACTGGTGGACTCTACAGGTCTCTGCTACTGGTTACCTCCCGCCATCTTCCGCTCCTCTTGCTCCATCAACGTCAACTACTTCCCCTTCGACTGGCAGAACTGCACGCTTAAATTCAC CTCTCTGACTTACAACGCCAAAGAGATCAGGATGCTGCTGAAGGAAGAAGCAGACGAAACCAGCAAATGGACGGTGGAGTGGATCATCACGGACCCTGCTAGCTTTACGG AGAATGGTGAGTGGGAGATCATCCACCGACCAGCGAAGAGAAACACCTACAAGCACATTCCCATGGAGAGCAACAAGCACCAGGACATCACCTTCTACCTGATCATCAAACGCAAACCTCTCTTCTACATCGTCAACATCATCATTCCCTGTGTGCTCATCTCCTTCCTGGCCTCGCTCGTCTACTACCTGCCCGCTGACA gtgGTGAGAAGATGACTTTGTCCATCTCGGTGCTGCTGGCTCAGTCTGTCTTCCTGCTGCTGATCTCTCAAAGGCTGCCGGAGACTTCTATGTCTGTTCCACTTATTGTCAA ATATTTGATGTTCATCATGGTGTTGGTGACCATCGTGGTGCTGAACTGTGTGGTTGTCCTGAACCTGCACTTCAGGACCCCGAGCACACACGTCATGTCAGACTGGACCAagaag TTCTTCCTCGAGCGGCTGCCCCGCATCCTGCGTATGTCCCAGCCCTCGGAGCCGGAGCCTTACTGGGACGGAGCGTTGCCACGGCGATCCAGCTCGGTGGGCTACATCGCCTCGGCGGAGGAGTACTACAGCGTCAAGTCCCGCAGTGAGCTGATGTTTGAGAAACAGTCGGAGAGGCACGGACTGACGGCACGAGCCACGCACGCAGCAA TCGTAAAGCCGCAGGAGGACGGGGGCGTGACCGATCAGCTGTACGCGGAGATCAAGCCGGCTGTGGACGGTGCGAACTACATCATCAAGCACATGCGCAACAAGAACGACTACAACGAG GAGAAGGACAACTGGAGCGGCATCGCTCGCACGGTGGACCGCCTCTGTCTCTTCCTGGTTACCCCGGTGATGACCATCGGCACCATCATCATCTTCCTGATGGGGATCTGTAACCACCCGCCTCACCTGCCCTTCAAAGGAGACCCGCACGACTACAGGGAGGAAAACCAACGGCTGCTgtga